One Microtus pennsylvanicus isolate mMicPen1 chromosome 10, mMicPen1.hap1, whole genome shotgun sequence genomic window, agcttgggtcctctgctagagcagcaagtgctcttaactgtagagccatctctccggctccaCCTACTGTACTTCTGCCCAAAGTGTCTATTCTTcatgaaatttttatattaattctaGTCTAGTAAATTCCTTCCCCCCACAAGCCTTGGACTAGTTCCTACTAAACACAAATGGTTTTCACCCTTAGGTCTTGGCACAGGAATCCTAGAACCCCCAGAATTTACTGTGTGCTAAGGGTGAGGGGAACAGCTTTCAATATTCCTAAACCCTTTAACCCCtgctcaggctgacttcaaatttcCCAGGTTATTCTCCAAATCAAAGCAatccagcctcctgagtgctgggattacaggcctgcaccacctcAGCTAGTTCAAAAGCACAATTCAGCAACACCAGAGCTGATGTTAGTTATGACTCCAAGATGACTCCTGGAAGCTGGCAAGGTCAACTGCCTGAGAAGCCAACTTTGTGATGTGAGGATGAGAGCTTTTAGCCCAACCCTGATCtctaggaaggggaaagggagtggAAATTGATTTAACCACCAACATCAGGTGACTTAATCGTGATTATGTAATGATGATTCTATTAAAAACTCTAAAACTGGGGTTCAAAGTTCAGAGAGCTTTCAGATCGGTATATCAGTGGCCAGGAACATGCCCAAAGGTGGCACGTGAGATTCTGTTCACCTCATTCCTTGCTCTGTTTATTTCTTCCAGGTTCATAGCTGTTCCCTAGGAGATAGGTAGGGGAGTTTTTCCGTGTTTCTCACCTCTCACTAAGTCACTACTTAGCTCAGGCTACCCCTGAACTCCCCATCCTCTCTTGACTCAGaactccaagtgctgggattgcaagtgtccCTCACCATAGTGGGTTCTGAGTTATCTCCTTTATGATAAAGTGACAGTAATAAGTAAGGAACTTTCCTGAGCCAGTCCAGCAAATTTCTGAGCAGGAGGAAGTATTCTGACTGGCAGCTGATTAGCTAGATGTGCAAGCCACAAGTGGCCTTAATTCTGGATACCTGGTGTCACAACTACAGGGTAAGATGTCGGGAGCTGGAGAATGGCTTTATGTGAGAGGAAGTCACACATGTGTTGTCAGAAGTAATGTGCatacgtttcttttttttttttaacttttttgggGCATGGagattgagacaaggtctcatgtagcccaggatagcatTGAACTAAGTATgttgccaaggatgaccttgaactcctgatattcctgcttccacctcccaagtgctgaaattacaggcacaGCCAACCGTGCTCtgtgtcttttttccccttctgtttatcttttctgtTAAGATCTCCAGTTTTTGTTCCACAATACAAAATACgcgagaaaaaaaaagtctctctgTGATTAGCATTCAAAGATCATTTCTTTGACAGAGTTTTAGGGCTCCAAGGAGAGCCCATCAAAAGTCCTGGACCTCAAGAGAGTGttccaggcaggcagagagaagcaacTCAGATTAAGCCATGAGGAACGGCAGGTTGAAGAGAAGCAGCCCTTAGAGTGTTCATTGAGAAACACCGCTAATTTAACTGAAGATGCCCAAGTCTCTGTTTTGGGTCAGAATTATCTTTCTGAAATCAAAGGGGTTGGGGCTGCGTCAATAGGCTCCACATTAGTGTGGCAAAATGATTCAGCAGATCCCCTCCAACAGCAGGTCTACAGAGACAGGCTGACAATAGAGAAATCACCATTGCCTAGCACCAGCCACACAGGCAGGACCAGGAACTTCTGCCTGGCCTCAGTGTCATAAAGGCAGATCAAGGTAGAAGACAGTCAGTTCTCATCTCATCCATGGACCAAAGGACAGGGagtattttaaaaggtttattgttgttgttgttatttagtgtgtatgtatgtatctgtgtgtgaatgtgtatgtgcatgtgtacttgAGTGGTCACAGAAACTAGAAGAGAGCATTGaatcccttggggctggagttacacctgacctgggtcctctggaagaccattTTTACAGCTGAGCCGTTTCTCTAGCCCTGGGAGtacttattttacatcccagctgtAGCAATGGGGTCCTTTTTTTATTTGCCTACGAGGCTGAGATTTAAGACTACCGtgatcacagagaaaccctgtcttaaaaaaccaaaaataaaaaataaaataaaatgaaattaaaaaaaaaagactaccgTGATTACTCTATGGCACTCATATCAGATTCCAAACATAACAATGaaacttccttcttttctctggcATCCGGAAGAAGTACTTCCTTTTGCAGAGGGCCTTCCGATGACTTAGTATTCAATTCTATTAATATTCCATAGCCATGGGCTCGCTAGGAGTGAAAATACTCTGGAATACAGGCTGACTTCCAGAGATACCATCACTTGTTTCTTACACTTGGCTGCTGTGTGGTTTTGATTCCTACATTCCTGgaccaaaaaagaaggaaattatgttgtggaacattactttaactatgtgttacatttgtttctgttgaagaatattactttaaatgtgtaaaggtgtgttaccttTGTTTCTGTTGCATTAGTTTAGCTACAtaatgatgtgttacatttgtttcaccttgcctgcctaaggcacctgattggtccaataaaaagctgaacagctgATAGCTAGGCTGTagagggacaggcagggctggcaggcagagagaataagtgggaggatgaatctaggcttgagagaaaagagaacagagagaaagagatggagatgaccagggccagccagccagcaacCACTGGCcagtcagacactgaagaagcaggaaaaataagagatacagaatgaaagaaaggtaaaaaaaaaaaaaaacctctgaggCAAAACTAGATTAAGAGACACagtttaaaataagttataagagctagtgggacaggCATAAGATAAGGTTGAGAATTTATAATtgatagtaagtctccatgtcatgatttgggagcaaGTGGGTGGCCCAAAAGAAGGCCTGCTACAGAGTTACACATGGTGGTTTTTGTACACTCCTATAATCTCAACCCTCAAAAGAGGATCTTAAGTTTTAGGATAGCTCCAGCTGTGTGGTaacaccctgtctttaaaaaaaaaaaaaaaaaaagggaagccAGAGAGATGGGCAGTAGAACAATAAAATTCACAGAGGCCAGGAATAGAGGGTGGGAGttgtttaaaagataaaatttggggactggagagatgacgctgctcttgcagagaacccaagttcagttcccagcacccacatggcagctcataaccacctgtaactccagttccaaggaaatCCGGggctgccttctggcctctgttgacaccaggcaagcacatggtgttcatgtatacatgcaggaaaacgctcacatacataaaaaaaaatgaactcaaggTGGAGTGATGGTTTAGccggtaagagcactggctgttcctccagagaacctCGGTTTGGTTTTCAGCAGCTACTTGGTGGCTGacaatcatctatctattttcccaattccagggggatctgatgcagttctctggcctccatggacaccaggctcACAgaaggtacacagacatatatgcaagcaaaacgcCGATATACATAAAACAACTAACTCAAAACTCCCAACTCATAGTAtgtataaagtaaaaacaaataaaaaaaatggtaaaatttattttttacaaagtttaccaaaataaaaaccattagCTGGGCATAAAGGCTGTAATCCAAGCCACTTGGGAGGCTAACGCAGTAGggttgtgagttcaaagacatccCGGGCTACATAACAAGTGCTAGgttagccaggactacaaagagaaaccatttTGTTTTGTCGTgtttttctggagacagggtttctctgtgtcgccctggctgtcctggaacttgttctgtagaccaggccggcctcagaCTCAAGAGGTCATcgtgcctctgccacctgagtgctgagataaaaaacatgtgccaccacgcctggttaTTGCAGTGACACTGTTTTAATCGCCACTCCCCGcaacaaaaggaaagagaagcatgACAGGTATAAATGATTTTTTGCACAATCTTTAGTCATGTGAACGTGTAGAGCCCATTGCTCAGCAATGCTACCTCAGTTCAAAATCATTTCTGCTTGATTTCTGGTTAAAACCCTCAGTGTAAGAGTGATACTCTTTTAGTGTCCAGAGCCATTGTCTCCGCTTCTTAATTTTATAAACGCTAGGAGGGGAGGGGACGATCTGGGATGAAGACCAAGCAGGAGGGAAATCTAGAACAGGTCATTTGGGGAtaagaagcagggaagaaaaggtttgttttcAGAGATGTGTACCAAGGGTGATTATAGCTGGCAGAAGAGCAGGAAGCCATTGTCCTTGCAGGTGCACCTGGGGGCGGTGACAGCAGCAGAGCGAAGACTGCGTGGGCATCCGCATCAAGGTGAGGCCAAGGTCAGGAGCAGGAAGGCAGGATTAAGCATCAGCGGAAATTTTCTCGGCTGTGTTAATTTCCTGTGCCACCCTGTAACCCATACAGTTTCTCCACTGCCCTCCCTGGGCCAGTGTAGGCTTACATTCGTGCTCAACCCAAGAAAAAACACTAGCAGAGGTTCAGTGGCCCCATTTGAGGgcttttttattgttatgattATTAAACATGCTAAAATCACATTACAGTGGCTATTTTGGCCCTGACTCCACAGTGGGGTGGCTGAGAACTATAGGGGTGTCACTTGGCTCATGTGGCTCTGGGGATGACTAGAGATGGGGAAGATTAAGAGGTAGGCAGATTAGCAATGGCCAGAAAGCCCCTCATGTAGTATTTATTTAACAATTAAATTTAACTTCTAGCTTCAGACATCTTTCCCTTctctacttttctttccttcctaaatGTTTTCTGACCTATGGCCTCTAGGCCTTCTGCCATCTTTGACTCCTCTGATCTCAGACTGGACCATGAAGGAAggttttcctgtctctacctgctttccttccttggaAGGAATCTACTCAGCATGCACTAATTTATTAAgctgctttttttggggggggggtgcagggttttgtttttttggtttggttttttttttttttttgagacagggtctctttctatgtagccctggctggccttgaacatacagagattcccctgcctctaccttccaagttctgggactaaaggcatgcaccatcacattCTGTAAGCTCCTTGATTTATGTCTGCCCAGGGGAAAGGACAGCTGCATTGTGGCTGAAACACAGGAGATGGGAGGGATGGTGCAGAAGGACCAGAAAGTGTTACCTGAAGCGTGAGTGCTGCATCTGGCAGAGTACACCTCCCCACCCTCAGCACTGCACCCTGAAGGCTTTCCCATCCTGCCCTTGACATTAGGGGCAGGGGAGGGTCAAACCTCAAAACCTTTTGTTCTCTGCAACGCACTGATCCACCCTTAGCCTAGTGACAATCAACTGGCATCTTCTCAAGTCCTGTGTCTCTACTACTGTGATGGCTTAAGAGAGCCtgagaaaagaatctataaaGGTTCAGCTTTCCTctaggagaggccagagggatAAAGGGACAAGACACGTGAGAGCCAGAGctgtggaggggagagaggaagtagAAGGGTGAAGGGAAGGCTGGCCATTCAGGAACTggaatcctttttctttttctggaattgCCTGAACTTGCCCTGGATTGCAAGGGCAGCCTTCTCTGTCTCTGGAGCCGTCAGGTCAATGtcaatctcctcctcctcctcagccttctTGATGCTGCCAGCCTTCCCTGTAGACAGAAGGAGACAGATTGATGAGTCAACCCAACCGATTCCACGTCTTTTCTCAAACCTCAAACCCAGCACCTAGAGTCCACTTAGAACTAGAGTCTTTGAGGTTCCCCCAGTCTGGAGATTACAGACAACTGATGATTCTAAAAGTTAGGGTGCTAGGCTTAGAATTAGCATAATTACCACCAGAAGTTTTGCTATCCTTGAATCAAATGACAAATGTCTTCTCTCATTACTTATTCCTAAATTCTATGGTTTAAATCCCAACGCACACACCCTTCAGTGTCTGATGGAGAACAGTGGCTTGGATTAtctgagaagtttctttttatcGCTCGAtgttttatggggctggagaaatggctcagtggctaagagtctTTAATGCTCTTGCAGGAGACCATGGTTAcagtcccagcacacacatctggtggctcacaaccacctgtaatgccagttccaggggctctgaagCCCTtgtggcctctttgggcaccttCAAGCGTGTGGTGAACATAAGctcatacaggcacacacacatacatagaaaacattttaaataaacaaatcttttaaaatatatcacttttttttttcagaatctgTACGTGCcccgtgtgtggaggtcagaggacaacttgtgagtgCCACTTCTTGTCTTCCATCGTGTGGGTCCTAGAGATTGAACggaggtcaccaggcttggcaaaTAAGCGCCTTTTCCCACGGAGCCACCTCGCTGGCCCTTTGTCACTTTACATGCCTTTTCTAACCTGTAGGGCccggtctacccttgttcctggggtgcatcttgaggacactttctggtcagctaactaaagcattctgtttgttcctgtgctccccctgccccacctggtgattagctgtagggcatttacTCCATCGttggtatggtaatttcccacctgcctgggcggaaatccttgtgcagcagctaggtatataaggatttccccaaggttgaataaatggcattcggctgatctcctttcgaatgacccaggtctctttgtgtgttctttcgaTCTCCAGGCCCTTTCCCGACTCACGTACAGTACTGTGGCgcacgaactgtaccgagggtgtaacacaaaatcgggtgttacactaACCATTCACAGTTCTTGTATCATGTTTCTCCCTTCATTAGCTCTGCTAATGGCCTAGCCCAGCCTCACTTACCTTTTTCCTCAGGGTCAGATGCCTGGTTGGTCGCTGGGGGTGTTTTTGTGTTCAGCTGGAAGAGAAGAATCACAGTGTGAGAAATTCATGGAGGGATGAAGGCACCACTGTCCCAGATCTCTTATGCGCATTCAAGTTTTCCATGACCCGGCAGATTTCCCACATCTTTCAAAGAAGGAGGTTTTGAGATCAGATGAAAAAAATCATCAGCATTCATTCAATAAGCCCAGCATGATAGAgagtgcttgtaatcccaacattcacaagactgaggcaggaggactaccaTGAATTCCAGACCAACTCGGGCCACGTAGCAAGCTACTTAATAAAaacttttttcaaaaagaattaaATCAATGGATATTTATTGATGTCAGAGATTGTAGAGGACAAACCAGATAAAGTAACCTGCCTTCACAGAGCTCATTCGAGGGATATTGAGACAAACAAGGTAACTGTGGTGTAGATGGTAAAaaagtagccaggcggtggtggcccatgccttaaatcccagcactggggaggcagagatgggaagatctctgattttgaagccagcctggtctacaaagtgagtttcagttcagcctccaaagctacagagaaaccctatctcagaaaaaaaaaaaaaaaagatggttaaAAAGTACCAGAGAAGAGGGCAAGGTAGGGAAGTGATGACTGCTAGCTAAGGACAGAGGTACAGGCCTTTACACAATCATCAAGATAAATCTATCTGGTGAACTATGGGGTCATCAtcatatgatgatgatgatgatgatgatgatgatgatgatgatatagatgtactggggattgaatccagggcctcatgcacgCTACACCAGTGCTTTAACACTGAACTATATCACCAACCCTGGAAAAGTCTCTCTGAAAGGTGGCACTTGAGCAAGCAGCTATAGGAGATAAATTGGTAAAGATTGCAGAGATCCGTGGCAAGACCCTGGGGTCTTCGCCTCTTTGAAGACCATCAGGATCCAGGCACAGCTgaagtggagaaaggaaagaaagatggatggatagagacCTAGCTACGGGTGGGAGCAGATTATGTAGGGCCTTGGGGGAGACCTAGTAAGGGATTTCTTGGACTAGAAGTAAAAGCCATTTGCAGAACTCTGATTTGCACAAAAGGCAaatgaaagaggaagcagaaagcctGCGGGGAGGGCACAGGACTCCTGCAGTAAACCAAGCAAGAGAAGATAGATGGTAGCTTGAATCAAGAACAGTGGCAGTGGTGAGGTTTTGAGTACTATGTTCAAATTGCGACCAAGGTGACTTTAGTTGTATATGTGGTATTGGGAAAGAAGGAATTGATTCTCCTCCTGAGAAGGAGAATTGGCCTGAAAATTGAAAAGAAGGATTTCTCATCTCTTGCTACAGAGACGACAGCTAATAGTGTGGGTTTTAGGGACAGGATCaggaggtttgtttttttttttccgtttgtttttgtttttaaaacaagtttgGGATATCTTTTAATTATCCAAGAGGAGACTTTTCTTgtcatttgcttgcttgtttgacaTGGGGTCACTATGCAGACAGGGTAGGCCTtgaagtaatcctcctgcctctagcccttcacctcccaaattctgggatgaCAAGTGTGCGCCGCAATGCCCGACTCTGgcatgtttctgttgttgttttgatagTGATGGTTTAAGGAAGGATATAGCCCGTCGTGGCTCAGGAGGCCTGGCAGAAGGTGTGTGAGGAGGCTGATCACGTGGCAGCCTCTCTATCAGGTGTTTCAAGGATGAGTCTCCCTGTGGGGGAAATTGGGAGGGTCTGGCATCATTGTAAGCAGGACATTGGGCATTTAGACTAGGATCACAGTGATGAAGAGAGAGAGTATCAGCTGTTTTAAAAAAGTttcgtggggctggagagatggctcagaggttaagagcattgcctgctcttccaaaggtcctgagttcaattcccagcaaccacatggtggctcacaaccatctgtaatgaggtctggtgccctcttctggccggcagacatacacacagacagactattgtatacataataaataaatattttaaaaaaaataaaaaagtttcgTGGTAACAAGTTAGATTGGCAGGTGTGATTCTGAGCACACAGAACTCTGTAAAAgagctttctctttaaagacagcAGAATGGAGCAATAGTTTGGGCTGGATATGAGGTTGTAGAAAGGAGCCTGTTACAGTAGCAGATCTGAATGCTGATGGGAATAATTTAGTGGAGAAGGAAAAATTGATGATGGAAGACAGAAAGGATAATTACCAGAGAGGTATCTCaaatgagcaagaaagaaaaggatattCAGCACATAAGTGGAAGGGTTGGCTGTAGACAGGGTCCTAACACAGCATTAACAGAGAGGAACGAAAGCATGCAACGGATGCAAATTGGTGGCAGATATGGTGGGAATGTACAGATGATCTCTATCGAGTGTTCCCATTTTCTCAGTGAAACAAGGAcagctgtcatcagagagttAAGGGTAAgatatggaatattattttaactaggcaaagacgtgatacatttgtttatgttgcatttgtttaactaggcaAATATGTGTAACATTTGTTTCGGCTGcatttgtttagttatgtaaagatgtgttacatttgttttgccTTGCCCTGgactaaggcacctgattgggctaataaaaagctgaatggccaatagctaggtagtagaggaataggtggggctaggaggcagagaaaagaaaaggagggagaaagagagggagctacctagacaggatttctctatgtatcagccctggctgtcctgaaactcactctgtagaccagggtggcctcagactcacagagatctgggattaaaggcatgtgccgccactgcccagcaCCTCACTGaaattttatgttaatattttttttaactttaaattactttctcatctttgtttacttatttagaaGCAGAGTTGGAGTTAATTTAAACAGTTGTAAGATGGCTCAAGAGGTAAAAGCACTTGACCAGCAAGCCTGCCTGACAACCCGAGGTCTAGTCttggaaactctgtctcaaaaaaacccaaaccaaaacaaaacagtgagttATGGAGTGGGAGGATAGCTCAGTTACTAAAGTGTTAGCTTGTATGCacgaagacttgagttcaatacAAAGAAGCAGTGTaaaaacccaggcatggtggcacacatctgccATCCCAATACtgaaggggcagagacaggtggacctctgggCTTGCTGAGAAGTGTCAAGTGTCAAgtcaacaagagaccctgtctcaccacCCATCCCAAAATAGGTGGATGTATTCAAAGAATGACACCCTTCCTGAGGGATCCCTCTGGCTTCTGTATGTACACAcgccatgtgcacatgcacaccccacCATGTAactaacacacacatgctcacacaaatGATGATACACTGTATTTAGCATAGGAAAGTGTCTTTAAAAGTAGGTCATAGCCAGGTATggagatgcacacctttaatcccaacacccaggaggcagaggcaggcaggtctctatgaatttgaagccattctggtctacaaaatgagttccaagccaaccagtgaaacactgtcaaaaaaaaaaaggtcataaaCCAGTACTGACTGGGCGAGGATTTATCTCAGTAGTAGAGTATATACTTAGCATGTTAGAGGCCCTGGTTTCTATTCTGAGAaccaaataaacaacaataaactGATTGGTGATTTGACAAAGAATGGCCCCCATACACgtttatatttgaatgcttagagAGTGgcatt contains:
- the Pcp4l1 gene encoding Purkinje cell protein 4-like protein 1, encoding MSELNTKTPPATNQASDPEEKGKAGSIKKAEEEEEIDIDLTAPETEKAALAIQGKFRQFQKKKKDSSS